The nucleotide sequence ATTCTCTATAAATTATATATCTCTGTTTGGGTCAAAAGCCTCAAGATATTGAGCAACTCTTTGAACAAATTGCCCTCCTAAAGAACCGTCAACCACTCTGTGATCATAAGAATGCGACAAGAACATTTTTTGACGAATACCAATGAAATCGCCTTCAGGTGTTTCAATAACCGCAGGCACTTTTCTAATAGCTCCTAATGCTAAAATACCCACTTGTGGCTGATTGATAATTGGCGTTCCGAAAACCGAACCAAAAGTACCAACGTTTGTAACTGTGTACGTTCCACCTTGTGTATCGTCTGGTTTTAATTTGCCTTTACGTGCACGGTCTGCCAAATCGTTAACTGCTTTTGCCATACCTACCAAGTTTAATTGATCTGCGTTTTTAATTACAGGTACAATTAAATTTCCGTTTGGTAAAGCAGCTGCCATTCCCAAATTAATGTTTCTGCGTTTAATGATGTTATCGCCATCAACCGAAATATTCATCATTGGGAAATCTTTTAAGGCCTTTGCAACAGCTTCCATAAAAATCGGAGTAAAAGTCAGCTTTTCGCCTTCACGTTTCTCAAACGTATTTTTTACTTTATTTCTCCAGTTAACAATATTGGTTACGTCAACTTCAATAAATGATTGTACGTGAGCCGAAGTTTGAACAGATTGAACCATGTGATGAGCAATCATTTTGCGCATACGATCCATTTCAATGATTTCATCCTGACCATTTACAGAAATCGGAGCTGCTTTGGTAGCTACAGCTGGTACAACAGTAGAAACCGGTGTTGTTGCCGGTTGCGATGCGGCAGCAGGTTGCGAACCTCTGTTTTTAACGTAATCTAATATATCGGTTTTGGTAATTCTACCATCTTTTCCTGTTCCGTTAATATTTTCTAATTCGTTAATTGAAATGCCTTCTTCTTTTGCGATATTTTTTACTAACGGTGAGAAAAATTTATCCGAAGAACCAAAATCAACAGGCGAACTAGTTTCTTGAGCTTGTTTTACAGTATTTTCTACTTTTTCTACCGGGGCAGATTCTTGAGTAGCGGCAGTAACTGTTTCAGCTGCATCGCCTCCTTCTGTTTCAATGATAGCAATAGTTTGTCCTACCTGAACAACATCATCCTTTTGAAACAAAATTTCAATTATTTTACCACTTACTTCTGTAGGTACTTCACTATCAACTTTATCGGTGGCTACTTCAACAACGGTTTCGTCTTGTTCAACAGTATCTCCAACGTTTTTTACCCAATTAGTAATGGTTGCTTCTGCAACACTTTCTCCCATTTTGGGTAATTTTAATTCAAACTTTGCCATATTTCTAATAAAGAGTTGTGTTTAGATTAAAGATTTACAAAAATAATAATTTTTAAGACTATTTAGCGGTTTATTTAAAATTTTTAATGATTAGAAAAATAAAATTTCTCCTCTATCGTTTTTATCGTTGCTTCCAATAAAAAAGTTTGTTTTTTCTGCTCGTAATTTAAATGATTTGTTTGTATTTCTGTTTTTATTAATATAGGTAATATAATCCTTATACGTTATTGATTCTGTATCTACTAAAATCTCTATGTTTTTATTAGGTTGGTTAATTGTTTCAATATCTTCTAAAAAGTGAACCCAATCTAACGGCTTTTTGAGTTTTTGAAAAACTTTCTGATATAAATCAACAGCATCTGAAACTAATATATAATGATCTGTTTCAATAAAATTACTATTAACTTCGGTTTTCTTTTTAAAGGCAAATAAGGCAATTCCTAAATTCATTATTCCGCTAAACCACCACGGATTTCTAAAGTGCTTTTTGTAAAAAAATTGCATAGCCTCTTTAAACCGCATCATATATTTTCCGTCTTTCAGCGTACTTTCTCCTTTAAAATGGATAATTGTGGTTTTAGGCACGTAATAATTTTGTAAGCCGTTTTTTAAAACTAAATAACTTAAATCAATATCATCGGCATACATAAAGCACCCTTCGTCAAAACCACCTACTTTTAAATACAATTCGCGTTTCATAAACATAAAAGCTCCAACAAGAATATCAACCTTACCTGTTTCGTTCTCGGAAAGGTGTTGTGCGTAATATTTATTAAACCATTTTATTTTAGGGAAAATTTTATATAGCGAGAGTACTTTTGTAAAAGCCACCCAAGGTGTAGGCACACTGCGTTTACTTTCGGAAAGAAACTTGCCCGATCCGTCAATTAATCTACAACCAATAATCCCAGGATTCTTCAGTGTTTGATATTCGTTTAGTAAAATTTCAAATGTATCTTCGGCTACAATGGTATCAGGATTCAAAATACATACAAATTCTCCTTTTGCTATTTTTACTCCAATATTGTTACCTTTAGGAAAACCAACGTTGTTTTTTTGATATAAATAAGTTATTTCGGGAAAAAGCAATTGCATCATTTCTTTAGAACCATCGGCAGAAGCATTATCAACAACAATAATTTCAGCATCCAGATTTTGGATTGCTTTTTGAACACTTTTTATACAGACTTCTAAAAAATGTTTAACGTTATAGTTAAGAATAATAATTGATAGCTGCATAGATTTTTACTTCCCAATTGCAAGTTGTGCTTTGATAAAATCGGTAACAAGATACGTTAATAGTTTACCTAACATATTTTCCGAAGTGTTGCTTAAACTTGCCGATCCTTCGCAAATATGCAAATAAGAAGCATTGGAATGATTTGCCATTATATTGACAAATTGGCGGGTTTCGGTTACAGAAAATCCACTTGGCGACATAGCACTGCTTGCAATATTTTCTATGGCATCTACATCAACCTCAATTCCGTAAAATTTTGATTTTATTGTCTTTAAAACGTTGTTGGCACTGGTTAAAAAATCTTTTTCAAAACGAATTTTCATTTCTTCAAACGTAAATAGCTTCAATTTATCAAAATGTTCTTTAAACTGATGAATCATATATTTATTCAAATAGTTCTCCTGTGCTCCAAATACGCAGTACGTATCAATAAAACCTTCGTTAAAAGCGTACGAAAACCCATTGCCGCTGTGCCGTCCTTCTAATGCTCTAAAATCAGTATGTGCATCAAAATTTACCACATTTATATTTGTACCTTTCGCTAACGCCAAACCTTTAATGTTTCCATAAGCATTGTTGTGCCCGCCACCAATAATAATTGCTTTTTTTCCTGCACGGTGAATTAATGTATTTAAATACGTTATATCTTTATCAATTTCAGCAACTATTTCGTACAAGCGTTTTAAATCGGTTTGAATTGCCGGATTTAGATTGTTAATCTCATCATTGTATTCTGAATAGTCAAAACAGCCAATTAAGGCTACATTTGATGCTTTAAGGTATTTATTGTTTTGGATATTTAAAAAACTTGAAAGAAAAATATCCCAGCTGTGTTTTACGCCTGTTCTGCCAAAATTAGCTTTGATACCGACAAATTCTTTGATTCCAAAAACAATAAATTCCGCTTCGGTTTCATTCAAAAAAGTTGAAATATTTGTTGTTTTCCCCGATGGGTATTTAATTTTTTCTCCAAATTTGGTTTCGTCTTT is from Flavobacterium dauae and encodes:
- a CDS encoding dihydrolipoamide acetyltransferase family protein; amino-acid sequence: MAKFELKLPKMGESVAEATITNWVKNVGDTVEQDETVVEVATDKVDSEVPTEVSGKIIEILFQKDDVVQVGQTIAIIETEGGDAAETVTAATQESAPVEKVENTVKQAQETSSPVDFGSSDKFFSPLVKNIAKEEGISINELENINGTGKDGRITKTDILDYVKNRGSQPAAASQPATTPVSTVVPAVATKAAPISVNGQDEIIEMDRMRKMIAHHMVQSVQTSAHVQSFIEVDVTNIVNWRNKVKNTFEKREGEKLTFTPIFMEAVAKALKDFPMMNISVDGDNIIKRRNINLGMAAALPNGNLIVPVIKNADQLNLVGMAKAVNDLADRARKGKLKPDDTQGGTYTVTNVGTFGSVFGTPIINQPQVGILALGAIRKVPAVIETPEGDFIGIRQKMFLSHSYDHRVVDGSLGGQFVQRVAQYLEAFDPNRDI
- a CDS encoding glycosyltransferase family 2 protein, which encodes MQLSIIILNYNVKHFLEVCIKSVQKAIQNLDAEIIVVDNASADGSKEMMQLLFPEITYLYQKNNVGFPKGNNIGVKIAKGEFVCILNPDTIVAEDTFEILLNEYQTLKNPGIIGCRLIDGSGKFLSESKRSVPTPWVAFTKVLSLYKIFPKIKWFNKYYAQHLSENETGKVDILVGAFMFMKRELYLKVGGFDEGCFMYADDIDLSYLVLKNGLQNYYVPKTTIIHFKGESTLKDGKYMMRFKEAMQFFYKKHFRNPWWFSGIMNLGIALFAFKKKTEVNSNFIETDHYILVSDAVDLYQKVFQKLKKPLDWVHFLEDIETINQPNKNIEILVDTESITYKDYITYINKNRNTNKSFKLRAEKTNFFIGSNDKNDRGEILFF
- a CDS encoding arginase family protein, with the protein product MENFEYFNINQLNELLVLRKDETKFGEKIKYPSGKTTNISTFLNETEAEFIVFGIKEFVGIKANFGRTGVKHSWDIFLSSFLNIQNNKYLKASNVALIGCFDYSEYNDEINNLNPAIQTDLKRLYEIVAEIDKDITYLNTLIHRAGKKAIIIGGGHNNAYGNIKGLALAKGTNINVVNFDAHTDFRALEGRHSGNGFSYAFNEGFIDTYCVFGAQENYLNKYMIHQFKEHFDKLKLFTFEEMKIRFEKDFLTSANNVLKTIKSKFYGIEVDVDAIENIASSAMSPSGFSVTETRQFVNIMANHSNASYLHICEGSASLSNTSENMLGKLLTYLVTDFIKAQLAIGK